TGGGATATCCAAAGTTCTCGCAACAGGATTTGCAGCCCCAGTTTCTATCAAATAACGATTTCGATACGAGCGAAGGTGATTGTGATACCAAATAATGTCACTTTCTATTATTTCACCAGTGCGTGGGTCTGAAACGCTTGGTCCAACGGCGTTTCTGGTTGTACTTGCTACGTAGCGTACAACTGAATATCGTGCATCTTCTGGACTAAAGTCTGGATCTTCTTCAGGAGTTGGTGCGTACTTCGCAATGATTGCATTTTTGAAACCAGCTTTTTCAAAAGCTACTTGCCAATCCTCGATCCCTTGTTTGAAATACGGCTTGAACTTGTCTGGAGTAGCTGGATCTAAATAATAGACTATAGGCTTTTCTGGTTCTACTAATTCACCTCTTAGGTATGCTGCTTTATCTTTAGGCACCAATTTCCATTTGCGGAGGTATGTTTTTTTGTCCGATTTTAGTTCTTCTGAGCTATAGTCAATTTTACTAGTCGTAAACCATCCAACTCTATAATCATTAAGTCTTGAAACCATTTTCTCTTCAGGCAATAGAATCATTGACTGGTTCATTTGCATAGTTATAGACTGTGATCGGCTATTACTTGGTGGCTCACTAGCCACGAATGTCATTGTATGTTTTGCTTCAATATTAGTAGGAAAGCTACTTATTTTATCAATGAACGAGCGAGATTTGTCTAGTTTGCTTACTTTGTATTGCTTTCTTAGATTAGGACTTAATCCAGAGAAAGCAGGAATGTCATCTTCGAAAATATCGTTTACTTGGATCAATATTCCAGTGCTATCTGTAGCCGAAAGCTCAACTTTAAAACTTGCGATAATTGGCTGTAGGTTATTGTTATTGACGGAAATAGCGATCGGTAATGTATCACCAGCAACATTGTTAAATGATATAGACTTAAGTAATATTTGCTTGTCTTTGAGTTCCCACCTAACCACTTGTTCGTTGGTTTTAGAGCCAGCATTGATATATGGACTTAAATCTGTAGGGATTTGAGAAATACGTGTGATCCAAAGGATGTCTTTGCCAAGCAAGTTGGCTGGTATTTCATAGTAGAACTTATCTTCAACCTTATGAACCTTAAATAACCCATCATCGGTAGTTGCCTTGTTTGTGATGATATCTGAATAAGACTTTTCTTTAGACTTTTTCTCTGCCACAGGAGAAGCATCCTTTGGTGGTGGTGGAGCAACTGTTTTTTTTGTTGCCGTACAAGACGCTATTAGGGCGATAAATAGAAAAGAAATAAAGGTTTTTTTCATAAAGGGAAATGGTCTATTTAAAAGAATTTTCAATCTACTGAAAGAGCATTATGTTGCCAAGCGATTGCTTAAAATTGAGAATTTAAATTAATACTTTTAGATATATTTAAGGCATAATCAAAGAAGTAAGAAAATGTTTGATGACGAAGATTTTGATGATGAAGAATTGGAAAGAGAGAGGAAAGAAGAAAAAGAGAGGGTGAAAAATCTTCCTATTGTAAAGAAAGCGGAAGACCTTATGAATACAGTATTGGCTTTTTTAGAATCCGTTGACGACAATGAAGATGATGTTGAGTTGAAACCTTACCTTTTTGAAGATATAAGTGTTATCAATGCAAAAATTCATGGTGCGGAGGCTGGAGACCTTTTTAGCATAAGAATGGAAAATGCCGTTATCATCAAAGTACATGCACTCAATATTAGAAATATCATGCACACCTATGAGATGATGGGCATAGGAAATCCAGATTATTTAGAACTTATTAGAAATGAAATAGAAGAGTTTAGAAAGGTTTTTGTGGACTGGGTGGCTACTTTTCAACGAAACGATGATTTTCCAGACGAGTGGGGATTGTTTAATTGAATGTTTTAAACCAAAGAAAGCTAATTTATGACCTCCATTGTCGTTTCGTTCCTAACAATTCCTTCCTTCACAGGGTTTTGTGGGAAGTTTTGAAGACCTTTGTGCCAAATTGAATAAATTATGATTACCGTAAGAGATAGACCCGTAACGCATTGGCTACCAATCACAAAGAAGGAAGTTGAGATGCGTGGTTGGGACGAAGTGGATGTGGTGTTGGTTTCTGGTGATGCTTATGTAGATCATCCTTCATTTGGAACCGCAGTGATTGGTAGGATCATTGAGAGCGAAGGTTTTAGAGTTGCAATCATTCCACAGCCCAATTGGCAAGATGACCTTCGTGATTTCAAAAAGTTTGGAAGACCAAAGTATTTCTTTGGTGTAACAGCTGGTTGTATGGATTCCATGGTGAATCATTATACGGCAAATAAAAGAAGACGATCAGATGATAGTTATACAGCTGGAGGACAATCTGGCTTTCGACCTGATTACGCAACAACAGTATATTCCAAAATACTAAAAGAACTTTATCCCGATGTTCCTGTATTAATTGGTGGAATAGAAGCCTCTTTGCGAAGAGTTACACATTACGATTATTGGGCAGATAAGTTGTTTCCTTCTATTCTTGTTGACTCAGGTGCAGATATGCTGGTTTACGGAATGGGAGAGCAGCCGTTGCGTGAAATATTACAATTAGTAAAAAAAGGTGTGCCGCTAGATACGATTAAAGATGTAAATCAAATATCGTTTGTAGAAAACACAACTGAAGAAGTGCCTACCTACAAAGGATGGAATACACTAGAGTTAAACTCTCATGAGGACTGCCTAAAGGACAAAATAAAATATGCTTCTAATTTCAAATTGGTGGAAGTGGAGTCCAATAAATGGCAGGCAAATCGTCTCATTCAAAGGACTGAAGGGAAAACAGTGGTGATTAATCCTCCTTTTGTAACTATGGACGAGCAAGAAATGGATAAAACATTTGACTTGCCATATACAAGGTTACCACATCCAAAATACAAGAAGCGAGGCACAATTCCAGCTTACGAGATGATCAAGTTTTCGGTGAATATGCACCGTGGTTGTTTTGGTGGGTGTAGTTTTTGTACTATATCTGCTCATCAAGGGAAATTTATCGCTTCACGTTCTCATGAGTCTATCATGAAGGAAGTTGATCAGATTACGGAGCATCCAGAATTTAAAGGATATATCTCGGATCTTGGTGGACCATCTGCCAATATGTATCGAATGAAAGGAAAGGATGACGCCATCTGTGCACGTTGTCAAGCCCCAAGTTGTATACACCCTGTGGTTTGTTCAAATTTGGATACCTCTCACAAGCCACTTACTGAAATTTATAAAAAAGTAGATGAGCACCCAGATATCAAAAAAGCTTTTGTTGGGTCGGGGATTCGCTATGACCTTTTGGTAGACGATTTCAATAAAAATAATCAAGATAATAACCATGACGAATACATGGAACAATTGGTTACTCGCCATGTTTCAGGTAGGTTAAAAGTTGCACCAGAGCACACTTCTGATGCAACATTGAGGGTCATGCGAAAGCCTTCATTTAAATATTTCAGAAAGTTTAAGGAGAAATATGACAAGATTCAGGAGAAACATGGCCTGAAACAGCCACTTATTCCTTACTTCATTAGCTCACACCCTGGTTGTGAAGAGGCTGACATGGCAAACCTCGCTGCTGAAACCAAAGACCTTGGTTTTAAGCTAGAGCAGGTTCAAGATTTCACGCCAACTCCAATGACAGTGGCAACTGTGATATACTACTCTGGAGTTCACCCATACACCTTGCAACCGATACATACGGTAAAGACAAGGGAAGAAAAGCAGACGCAAAACAAGTATTTCTTCTGGTGGAAGCATGAAATGAGAGGTTGGATCAAAAACCGTTTATTGAAACTAGGTAAGCCAGATTTGGCCAAACAACTTCTTTCAAGTCCTAAACCTCAGATTGAGGCAAAACGTACAAGATCTGAAGATAAACCAAAGAGTTTTTCAAAGCCAAAAGCTTCCTTAAACGAAAACCAAGCTCCAAAGAAAAAGAAGTTCAAAAAGAAGAAAGGTTGGGCATAGTATTTAATTTGGTCTTTAATTTTCGGTGAAAGCTTTCGTAC
This portion of the Spirosomataceae bacterium TFI 002 genome encodes:
- a CDS encoding uncharacterized radical SAM protein YgiQ translates to MITVRDRPVTHWLPITKKEVEMRGWDEVDVVLVSGDAYVDHPSFGTAVIGRIIESEGFRVAIIPQPNWQDDLRDFKKFGRPKYFFGVTAGCMDSMVNHYTANKRRRSDDSYTAGGQSGFRPDYATTVYSKILKELYPDVPVLIGGIEASLRRVTHYDYWADKLFPSILVDSGADMLVYGMGEQPLREILQLVKKGVPLDTIKDVNQISFVENTTEEVPTYKGWNTLELNSHEDCLKDKIKYASNFKLVEVESNKWQANRLIQRTEGKTVVINPPFVTMDEQEMDKTFDLPYTRLPHPKYKKRGTIPAYEMIKFSVNMHRGCFGGCSFCTISAHQGKFIASRSHESIMKEVDQITEHPEFKGYISDLGGPSANMYRMKGKDDAICARCQAPSCIHPVVCSNLDTSHKPLTEIYKKVDEHPDIKKAFVGSGIRYDLLVDDFNKNNQDNNHDEYMEQLVTRHVSGRLKVAPEHTSDATLRVMRKPSFKYFRKFKEKYDKIQEKHGLKQPLIPYFISSHPGCEEADMANLAAETKDLGFKLEQVQDFTPTPMTVATVIYYSGVHPYTLQPIHTVKTREEKQTQNKYFFWWKHEMRGWIKNRLLKLGKPDLAKQLLSSPKPQIEAKRTRSEDKPKSFSKPKASLNENQAPKKKKFKKKKGWA